A window from Gorilla gorilla gorilla isolate KB3781 chromosome 21, NHGRI_mGorGor1-v2.1_pri, whole genome shotgun sequence encodes these proteins:
- the WFDC3 gene encoding WAP four-disulfide core domain protein 3 isoform X2: protein MFPAGPRPGDDCGALLALGSLESWITAGEHAKEGECPPDKNPCKELCQGDELCPAEQKCCTTGCGRICRDIPKGRKRDCPRVIRKQSCLKRCITDETCPGVKKCCTLGCNKSCVVPISKQKLEFGGECPADPLPCEELCDGDASCPQGHKCCSTGCGRTCLGDIEGGRDGDCPKVLVGLCIVGCVMDENCQAGEKCCKSGCGRFCVPPVLPPKLTMNPNWTVRSDSELEIPVP, encoded by the exons ATGTTTCCCGCTGGGCCAAGGCCTGGGGATGACTGCGGG GCACTTCTTGCTCTTGGGTCCCTGGAATCCTGGATAACTGCAGGAGAACATG CAAAAGAGGGAGAATGCCCTCCCGATAAGAACCCATGCAAAGAGCTGTGCCAGGGCGATGAATTGTGTCCGGCTGAACAGAAGTGCTGCACCACAGGCTGTGGTCGGATCTGCCGAGACATTCCTAAGG GGAGGAAAAGAGATTGCCCTAGGGTTATTCGGAAACAATCCTGTTTGAAAAGGTGCATCACTGATGAGACATGTCCAGGTGTTAAGAAATGCTGCACGCTTGGCTGCAACAAGAGCTGTGTAGTCCCAATCTCTAAACAGAAGCTGG AGTTTGGTGGTGAATGTCCCGCTGACCCCCTTCCGTGTGAGGAGCTGTGTGATGGGGATGCATCCTGTCCCCAGGGGCATAAATGCTGCAGCACCGGCTGTGGCCGCACCTGCCTTGGAGACATTGAGGGAG GGCGGGACGGTGATTGTCCAAAAGTTCTGGTGGGCCTGTGCATTGTTGGCTGTGTGATGGATGAGAATTGTCAAGCTGGAGAAAAATGTTGCAAGTCAGGCTGTGGCCGCTTCTGTGTCCCACCAGTCCTGCCCCCAAAACTGACCATGAACCCCAACTGGACTGTGAGGTCTGATTCCGAATTAG AGATCCCGGTGCCCTAG
- the WFDC3 gene encoding WAP four-disulfide core domain protein 3 isoform X5: MFPAGPRPGDDCGALLALGSLESWITAGEHAKEGECPPDKNPCKELCQGDELCPAEQKCCTTGCGRICRDIPKAEFGGECPADPLPCEELCDGDASCPQGHKCCSTGCGRTCLGDIEGGRDGDCPKVLVGLCIVGCVMDENCQAGEKCCKSGCGRFCVPPVLPPKLTMNPNWTVRSDSELEIPVP, from the exons ATGTTTCCCGCTGGGCCAAGGCCTGGGGATGACTGCGGG GCACTTCTTGCTCTTGGGTCCCTGGAATCCTGGATAACTGCAGGAGAACATG CAAAAGAGGGAGAATGCCCTCCCGATAAGAACCCATGCAAAGAGCTGTGCCAGGGCGATGAATTGTGTCCGGCTGAACAGAAGTGCTGCACCACAGGCTGTGGTCGGATCTGCCGAGACATTCCTAAGG CAGAGTTTGGTGGTGAATGTCCCGCTGACCCCCTTCCGTGTGAGGAGCTGTGTGATGGGGATGCATCCTGTCCCCAGGGGCATAAATGCTGCAGCACCGGCTGTGGCCGCACCTGCCTTGGAGACATTGAGGGAG GGCGGGACGGTGATTGTCCAAAAGTTCTGGTGGGCCTGTGCATTGTTGGCTGTGTGATGGATGAGAATTGTCAAGCTGGAGAAAAATGTTGCAAGTCAGGCTGTGGCCGCTTCTGTGTCCCACCAGTCCTGCCCCCAAAACTGACCATGAACCCCAACTGGACTGTGAGGTCTGATTCCGAATTAG AGATCCCGGTGCCCTAG
- the WFDC3 gene encoding WAP four-disulfide core domain protein 3 isoform X1: MFPAGPRPGDDCGALLALGSLESWITAGEHAKEGECPPDKNPCKELCQGDELCPAEQKCCTTGCGRICRDIPKGRKRDCPRVIRKQSCLKRCITDETCPGVKKCCTLGCNKSCVVPISKQKLAEFGGECPADPLPCEELCDGDASCPQGHKCCSTGCGRTCLGDIEGGRDGDCPKVLVGLCIVGCVMDENCQAGEKCCKSGCGRFCVPPVLPPKLTMNPNWTVRSDSELEIPVP, encoded by the exons ATGTTTCCCGCTGGGCCAAGGCCTGGGGATGACTGCGGG GCACTTCTTGCTCTTGGGTCCCTGGAATCCTGGATAACTGCAGGAGAACATG CAAAAGAGGGAGAATGCCCTCCCGATAAGAACCCATGCAAAGAGCTGTGCCAGGGCGATGAATTGTGTCCGGCTGAACAGAAGTGCTGCACCACAGGCTGTGGTCGGATCTGCCGAGACATTCCTAAGG GGAGGAAAAGAGATTGCCCTAGGGTTATTCGGAAACAATCCTGTTTGAAAAGGTGCATCACTGATGAGACATGTCCAGGTGTTAAGAAATGCTGCACGCTTGGCTGCAACAAGAGCTGTGTAGTCCCAATCTCTAAACAGAAGCTGG CAGAGTTTGGTGGTGAATGTCCCGCTGACCCCCTTCCGTGTGAGGAGCTGTGTGATGGGGATGCATCCTGTCCCCAGGGGCATAAATGCTGCAGCACCGGCTGTGGCCGCACCTGCCTTGGAGACATTGAGGGAG GGCGGGACGGTGATTGTCCAAAAGTTCTGGTGGGCCTGTGCATTGTTGGCTGTGTGATGGATGAGAATTGTCAAGCTGGAGAAAAATGTTGCAAGTCAGGCTGTGGCCGCTTCTGTGTCCCACCAGTCCTGCCCCCAAAACTGACCATGAACCCCAACTGGACTGTGAGGTCTGATTCCGAATTAG AGATCCCGGTGCCCTAG
- the WFDC3 gene encoding WAP four-disulfide core domain protein 3 isoform X3, with protein MMLSCLFLLKALLALGSLESWITAGEHAKEGECPPDKNPCKELCQGDELCPAEQKCCTTGCGRICRDIPKGRKRDCPRVIRKQSCLKRCITDETCPGVKKCCTLGCNKSCVVPISKQKLAEFGGECPADPLPCEELCDGDASCPQGHKCCSTGCGRTCLGDIEGGRDGDCPKVLVGLCIVGCVMDENCQAGEKCCKSGCGRFCVPPVLPPKLTMNPNWTVRSDSELEIPVP; from the exons ATGATGTTAAGCTGCCTCTTTCTTCTGAAGGCACTTCTTGCTCTTGGGTCCCTGGAATCCTGGATAACTGCAGGAGAACATG CAAAAGAGGGAGAATGCCCTCCCGATAAGAACCCATGCAAAGAGCTGTGCCAGGGCGATGAATTGTGTCCGGCTGAACAGAAGTGCTGCACCACAGGCTGTGGTCGGATCTGCCGAGACATTCCTAAGG GGAGGAAAAGAGATTGCCCTAGGGTTATTCGGAAACAATCCTGTTTGAAAAGGTGCATCACTGATGAGACATGTCCAGGTGTTAAGAAATGCTGCACGCTTGGCTGCAACAAGAGCTGTGTAGTCCCAATCTCTAAACAGAAGCTGG CAGAGTTTGGTGGTGAATGTCCCGCTGACCCCCTTCCGTGTGAGGAGCTGTGTGATGGGGATGCATCCTGTCCCCAGGGGCATAAATGCTGCAGCACCGGCTGTGGCCGCACCTGCCTTGGAGACATTGAGGGAG GGCGGGACGGTGATTGTCCAAAAGTTCTGGTGGGCCTGTGCATTGTTGGCTGTGTGATGGATGAGAATTGTCAAGCTGGAGAAAAATGTTGCAAGTCAGGCTGTGGCCGCTTCTGTGTCCCACCAGTCCTGCCCCCAAAACTGACCATGAACCCCAACTGGACTGTGAGGTCTGATTCCGAATTAG AGATCCCGGTGCCCTAG
- the WFDC3 gene encoding WAP four-disulfide core domain protein 3 isoform X4 — protein sequence MFPAGPRPGDDCGALLALGSLESWITAGEHAKEGECPPDKNPCKELCQGDELCPAEQKCCTTGCGRICRDIPKGRKRDCPRVIRKQSCLKRCITDETCPGVKKCCTLGCNKSCVVPISKQKLGRDGDCPKVLVGLCIVGCVMDENCQAGEKCCKSGCGRFCVPPVLPPKLTMNPNWTVRSDSELEIPVP from the exons ATGTTTCCCGCTGGGCCAAGGCCTGGGGATGACTGCGGG GCACTTCTTGCTCTTGGGTCCCTGGAATCCTGGATAACTGCAGGAGAACATG CAAAAGAGGGAGAATGCCCTCCCGATAAGAACCCATGCAAAGAGCTGTGCCAGGGCGATGAATTGTGTCCGGCTGAACAGAAGTGCTGCACCACAGGCTGTGGTCGGATCTGCCGAGACATTCCTAAGG GGAGGAAAAGAGATTGCCCTAGGGTTATTCGGAAACAATCCTGTTTGAAAAGGTGCATCACTGATGAGACATGTCCAGGTGTTAAGAAATGCTGCACGCTTGGCTGCAACAAGAGCTGTGTAGTCCCAATCTCTAAACAGAAGCTGG GGCGGGACGGTGATTGTCCAAAAGTTCTGGTGGGCCTGTGCATTGTTGGCTGTGTGATGGATGAGAATTGTCAAGCTGGAGAAAAATGTTGCAAGTCAGGCTGTGGCCGCTTCTGTGTCCCACCAGTCCTGCCCCCAAAACTGACCATGAACCCCAACTGGACTGTGAGGTCTGATTCCGAATTAG AGATCCCGGTGCCCTAG